In Fusobacterium canifelinum, a genomic segment contains:
- a CDS encoding DUF6612 family protein produces the protein MKKSLKKSLFILLTLLAMVFVVACGEKASKKEVVEKFVENSKKMKSTDVTMTMKMEQKNSANPAGISMEANGNISLILEPNLTMKMDLVIPFANNKLSMYVKDDYYYLQNPNDNQWTKQSSKGFAEQFKKAYAQSNALYDFLMKNLDKIDLKEKAGNYILTIKDFKEILKNESSVLDPTGKGLDGFEDMVMSFTVDKKTFLPVNFTLVGAINEGGLKINFSFEAKYSNINNVKEIIVPKEALEAKETLEVLEEQVKEAEKAQKDTKVDKK, from the coding sequence ATGAAAAAATCTTTAAAAAAATCTTTATTTATTTTGCTAACTTTGTTAGCTATGGTTTTTGTTGTAGCTTGTGGAGAAAAGGCTTCTAAAAAAGAAGTTGTAGAAAAATTTGTTGAAAATTCTAAAAAAATGAAAAGTACAGATGTTACTATGACTATGAAAATGGAACAAAAAAATTCTGCTAATCCAGCTGGAATTTCTATGGAAGCAAATGGAAATATATCTCTAATATTAGAGCCTAACCTTACTATGAAAATGGATTTAGTAATACCTTTTGCTAATAATAAACTATCTATGTATGTGAAAGATGACTACTATTATTTACAAAATCCTAATGATAATCAATGGACTAAACAATCAAGCAAAGGTTTTGCAGAACAATTTAAAAAAGCATATGCTCAGTCAAATGCTCTTTATGATTTTCTTATGAAAAATCTAGATAAGATTGATTTAAAAGAAAAAGCTGGAAACTACATACTTACTATAAAAGATTTTAAAGAAATATTAAAAAATGAATCTTCTGTTCTTGATCCTACTGGAAAAGGACTAGATGGTTTTGAAGACATGGTTATGAGTTTTACAGTTGATAAAAAAACATTTTTACCTGTTAACTTTACACTAGTAGGAGCTATAAATGAAGGTGGTCTTAAAATAAATTTTTCATTTGAGGCAAAATATTCTAATATAAATAATGTTAAGGAAATAATAGTTCCTAAAGAAGCTTTAGAAGCTAAAGAAACTTTAGAAGTTTTAGAAGAACAAGTTAAAGAAGCTGAGAAAGCTCAAAAAGATACTAAGGTTGATAAAAAATGA
- a CDS encoding DUF6612 family protein, whose protein sequence is MPEFQKVINNFKLIYDGIKNNIKLIDLSEKDGNYIIETKDFKNILKEMNIDRLELELISEASLRYTVDKKTFLPIDSDIVIKFDLNHGSKEGIAINVKYSNINNVKEIILPKEVLETRINNGDKI, encoded by the coding sequence ATACCAGAATTTCAAAAAGTAATAAATAATTTTAAATTAATATATGATGGAATTAAAAATAATATTAAATTAATTGATTTAAGTGAAAAAGATGGGAATTATATAATTGAAACTAAGGACTTTAAAAATATTTTAAAAGAAATGAATATTGATAGACTAGAATTAGAGTTAATCTCTGAAGCTTCTTTGAGATATACGGTTGATAAAAAGACTTTTTTACCCATTGATTCTGATATCGTAATAAAATTTGATTTAAATCATGGCTCAAAAGAAGGTATAGCTATTAATGTAAAATACTCTAACATAAATAATGTTAAAGAAATAATACTTCCTAAGGAAGTATTAGAAACAAGAATTAATAATGGAGATAAAATATGA